A genome region from Solirubrobacter pauli includes the following:
- a CDS encoding SigB/SigF/SigG family RNA polymerase sigma factor, with the protein MAQLDDRANSGNAPRGYPADSESRAARARADKALLERAHRGDQRARSQLVDRFLPLARQLARRYQRGGEPLDDLVQVASLGLLKAIDRFDPSRETAFSSFAVPTILGELKRHFRDKGWSVRVPRDLQELAVKLEPVGEELARELGRAATPAEIAERTGTTVEQVLEAREAASAYRAVSLDRPREDDEDGDGLGASFGVEDTGFANAEDSATIESLMRVLNEREREILRLRFAEDLTQAEIGARVGVSQMHVSRIIRQAINRLRDAAEQ; encoded by the coding sequence TTGGCACAACTCGACGACCGAGCGAACTCCGGCAATGCGCCGCGAGGATATCCCGCTGACAGCGAATCGCGGGCGGCCCGCGCACGCGCCGACAAGGCGCTGCTCGAGCGCGCGCACCGTGGTGATCAGCGTGCGCGTTCCCAGCTCGTAGACCGCTTCCTCCCGCTGGCGCGCCAGCTGGCCCGCCGCTACCAGCGCGGCGGTGAGCCGCTGGACGACCTCGTGCAGGTCGCCAGCCTGGGCCTGTTGAAGGCGATCGACCGGTTCGACCCGAGCCGGGAGACCGCGTTCTCGAGCTTCGCCGTCCCGACCATCCTCGGGGAGCTCAAGCGCCACTTCCGCGATAAGGGCTGGTCCGTCCGCGTCCCGCGTGACCTGCAGGAGCTCGCGGTCAAGCTCGAGCCGGTGGGCGAGGAGCTCGCGCGTGAGCTCGGCCGCGCCGCAACGCCCGCGGAGATCGCCGAGCGCACCGGGACGACCGTCGAGCAGGTGCTCGAGGCGCGCGAGGCCGCCAGCGCCTACCGCGCCGTGAGCCTCGATCGCCCCCGTGAGGACGACGAGGACGGCGACGGCCTCGGCGCCTCCTTCGGCGTCGAGGACACCGGCTTCGCCAACGCGGAGGACTCCGCGACGATCGAGAGCCTGATGCGCGTCCTCAACGAGCGCGAGCGCGAGATCCTGCGCCTGCGGTTCGCCGAGGACCTCACGCAGGCGGAGATCGGCGCGCGCGTGGGCGTCTCCCAGATGCACGTGAGCCGCATCATCCGCCAGGCGATCAACCGCTTGCGCGACGCCGCCGAGCAGTAA
- a CDS encoding inositol monophosphatase family protein, which produces MAVAAVQAATQAAQSARNAPLRARAKSVPADLVTDADARAEHAAAEIIRAARPDDAIVGEEGTSDAGTTGRRWYLDGIDGTVAFANRFPGGWCSAVALVDDDGPLVSAVHDPLGELYAAARGEGATCNGEPLAIRTGRTLEQAHVALFLRQDRLVQPGVRANGHAIMDRAGLFRHAGPGTLELAWIAAGRLDAWIQPSTDPWDWHPGALLVTEAGGATRVVQRETRWHVAGPSSLVDALVALLT; this is translated from the coding sequence ATCGCGGTTGCCGCCGTGCAAGCGGCGACCCAGGCAGCGCAGTCGGCGCGCAACGCACCGCTGAGAGCGCGTGCCAAGAGCGTCCCCGCCGACCTGGTGACCGACGCCGACGCGCGGGCCGAGCACGCCGCGGCGGAGATCATCCGCGCCGCGCGCCCCGACGACGCGATCGTCGGCGAGGAGGGCACGAGCGACGCCGGTACCACCGGCCGCCGCTGGTACCTCGACGGCATCGACGGCACGGTCGCGTTCGCCAACCGCTTCCCGGGCGGCTGGTGCAGCGCGGTCGCGCTCGTCGACGACGACGGGCCGCTCGTCAGCGCGGTCCACGACCCGCTCGGCGAGCTCTACGCCGCGGCCCGCGGCGAGGGCGCGACGTGCAACGGCGAGCCGCTCGCGATCCGCACCGGCCGCACGCTGGAGCAGGCCCACGTCGCGCTGTTCCTGCGCCAGGACCGGTTGGTGCAGCCGGGCGTACGCGCCAACGGCCACGCGATCATGGACCGCGCCGGGCTGTTCCGCCATGCCGGGCCAGGCACGCTGGAGCTCGCCTGGATCGCGGCGGGCCGGCTCGACGCGTGGATCCAGCCGAGCACCGACCCGTGGGACTGGCACCCCGGCGCGCTGCTCGTCACCGAGGCCGGGGGCGCCACGCGCGTCGTCCAGCGGGAGACGCGCTGGCACGTGGCCGGCCCGTCGTCACTGGTTGACGCGCTCGTCGCGCTGCTTACCTAG
- a CDS encoding BON domain-containing protein has product MRTAYIAFGAAAAGAIATGYFNRNKARRLVGPAKGMAHNVIPRRHEEMDDQTLADRVRSEIFRAPDAPKGDVSVDVQAGVVYLRGTADEAWTERFAKEARKVQGITGVKNLLHLPGTPTPAAEPRSLASEQFKR; this is encoded by the coding sequence ATGAGGACCGCGTACATCGCTTTCGGCGCAGCGGCGGCGGGAGCGATCGCCACCGGATACTTCAACCGCAACAAGGCCCGCCGCCTCGTCGGCCCGGCCAAGGGCATGGCGCACAACGTCATTCCGCGCCGGCACGAGGAGATGGATGACCAGACGCTCGCCGACCGCGTGCGCAGCGAGATCTTCCGCGCACCCGACGCGCCCAAGGGCGACGTCTCCGTGGACGTGCAGGCCGGCGTCGTCTACCTGCGCGGCACCGCTGACGAGGCCTGGACGGAGCGCTTCGCCAAGGAGGCGCGCAAGGTCCAGGGCATCACCGGCGTCAAGAACCTGCTCCACCTGCCCGGCACGCCGACTCCGGCCGCCGAGCCGCGCTCCCTCGCGTCCGAGCAGTTCAAGCGGTAG
- a CDS encoding UvrD-helicase domain-containing protein: MSTPKFTAEQRAAIEARKGSSLLAANAGSGKTAVMVERIAAAIREDDVPVNAILALTFTEKAAGELAERLRRRLTDLGEAEHARAVDGAWIGTIHGFCARLLRSQPLAAGLDPRFEVMEETAAERLANAAYDTALESWGRTHGAEAIDLAASYGPNLRDLIRGTYSTLRARGQARPRVQIPPQTAAPDASALAAAGEAATRDLAPAKDGVRIAAARTALEECARITAQDGVPWPGELNVAELKGGAKALQSDACEAYREVWAAYRSACAEYHSHTALTLIDALLHRYGRTFEQAKQERAAVDFEDLELRARDLLENAETRERWAERFSLIMIDEFQDTNAVQLEILEHLERDNLFAVGDEFQSIYRFRHADVGIFRRRAEGVVRRLNVNFRSREELLDVLNTTFRPEFGERFSPLRAGRQEPPADDGPTLRLFAVDPPSGDPPVELLITDTPGWDEHEAKLGLAGGGDQPWRRGEARAIAHRLRQETEAGRRAGDIVVLVRATSSLRLLEEALEEQGLPTYVVGGRGYWSQEQVRDGLAWLRVLANPHDEEALLTVLSSPFCGADTDELVALTEDGRRRGSLWAALRARGETRDGDRISALARLIVKERDHAERAPLEVLLERAIVATGYDLATLSRPGGDRRLANLRKLMRLAGEYERAEGRDLRGFLADAQARDLAEAREGEAALESEGLDAIRLMTIHRAKGLEFPVVCVADLGRQSGGRRAALLVGEDRTAGLRLAPLGGGDTIPTAAWERLAAEDANAEAEEERRLFYVAFTRARELLILSGGTDTSKWPAPRNGGPPIDWIVRALTPSLQLPAVLERTWDGRIARLKIQVNTPETLLDEALVSRPRTQHQEPTALPSVPAKVTPEFVRGRPAPQRLSYSQLSDYAKCGYRFYLKRVLNLPNIQPPPPVEGEPETVSGIDPLLRGSIVHEALEELDFDAPCAPADDAVRALTDAELTDEEVAEIQAFVEAFARSPLCGRLTRAARVTREAGFHFTLDQDGSGPLVRGFVDVYAEEPDGAHLVVDYKTDHVPEGTTPEAYVERNYETQRLVYALAALRAGAPRVEVAYCLLERPDEPLTVTYDAHDAPDIAARIRELAHGILTHAYPVTDTPHRELCGTCPGRTKLCSYTSEETLRLPPALWPGGPGRRTSPAGTSPVAAPPRR, from the coding sequence ATGAGCACGCCGAAGTTCACCGCCGAGCAGCGCGCCGCGATCGAAGCCCGCAAGGGCTCGTCGCTGCTCGCCGCGAACGCCGGCTCGGGCAAGACGGCCGTCATGGTCGAGCGGATCGCGGCCGCGATCCGCGAGGACGACGTGCCCGTCAACGCGATCCTCGCGCTCACCTTCACCGAGAAGGCGGCGGGCGAGCTGGCCGAGCGCCTGCGCCGCCGCCTGACGGACCTCGGCGAGGCGGAGCACGCCCGCGCGGTCGACGGCGCCTGGATCGGCACCATCCACGGCTTCTGCGCCCGCCTGCTGCGGTCCCAGCCGCTCGCGGCCGGCCTGGACCCGCGCTTCGAGGTGATGGAGGAGACCGCCGCCGAGCGGCTCGCCAACGCGGCCTACGACACCGCGCTGGAGTCCTGGGGCCGCACGCACGGCGCCGAGGCGATCGACCTCGCCGCGTCCTACGGCCCGAACCTGCGCGACCTCATCCGCGGCACCTACTCGACGCTGCGCGCCCGCGGCCAGGCACGTCCGCGCGTGCAGATCCCGCCCCAGACCGCCGCCCCCGACGCCTCCGCGCTCGCCGCCGCCGGGGAAGCCGCCACCCGGGACCTCGCCCCGGCCAAGGACGGCGTCCGCATCGCCGCGGCCCGCACGGCGCTGGAGGAGTGCGCCCGGATCACCGCCCAGGACGGCGTGCCGTGGCCCGGCGAGCTCAACGTCGCCGAGCTCAAGGGCGGCGCGAAGGCGCTCCAGTCGGACGCGTGCGAGGCCTACCGCGAGGTCTGGGCCGCGTACCGCAGCGCCTGCGCCGAGTACCACTCGCACACCGCGCTGACGCTCATAGACGCGCTGCTGCACCGGTACGGGCGCACGTTCGAGCAGGCCAAGCAGGAGCGCGCGGCGGTCGACTTCGAGGACCTCGAGCTGCGCGCCCGCGACCTGCTGGAGAACGCCGAGACGCGCGAGCGCTGGGCCGAGCGGTTCAGCCTGATCATGATCGACGAGTTCCAGGACACGAACGCCGTGCAGCTGGAGATCCTCGAGCACCTGGAGCGCGACAACCTGTTCGCGGTCGGCGACGAGTTCCAGTCGATCTACCGCTTCCGCCACGCGGACGTCGGCATCTTCCGGCGCCGCGCGGAGGGGGTCGTGCGGCGGCTGAACGTGAACTTCCGCTCACGCGAGGAGCTGCTGGACGTCCTCAACACGACGTTCCGGCCCGAGTTCGGCGAGCGCTTCTCGCCGCTGCGCGCGGGCCGGCAGGAGCCGCCCGCCGACGACGGCCCGACGCTGCGCCTGTTCGCGGTGGACCCGCCGTCCGGCGACCCGCCCGTCGAGCTGCTGATCACCGACACGCCCGGCTGGGACGAGCATGAGGCCAAGCTCGGCCTCGCCGGCGGCGGCGACCAGCCGTGGCGGCGCGGGGAGGCCCGCGCGATCGCCCACCGCCTGCGCCAGGAGACCGAAGCGGGCCGCCGCGCCGGGGACATCGTCGTGCTCGTCCGCGCCACCTCGAGCCTCCGCCTCCTCGAAGAGGCGCTCGAGGAGCAGGGCCTGCCCACGTACGTCGTCGGCGGCCGCGGCTACTGGTCGCAGGAGCAGGTCCGCGACGGCCTCGCCTGGCTGCGTGTGCTCGCGAACCCGCACGACGAGGAAGCGCTGCTCACCGTCCTCAGCTCCCCGTTCTGCGGAGCGGACACGGACGAGCTCGTCGCGCTCACCGAGGACGGCCGGCGCCGCGGTTCGCTGTGGGCCGCGCTGCGCGCGCGGGGCGAGACGCGCGACGGCGACCGCATCTCGGCCCTCGCGCGGCTGATCGTCAAGGAGCGCGACCACGCCGAGCGGGCGCCGCTCGAGGTCCTGCTCGAGCGGGCGATCGTCGCCACCGGCTACGACCTGGCGACGCTCTCGCGCCCGGGCGGCGACCGCCGCCTGGCGAACCTGCGGAAGCTGATGCGGCTCGCCGGCGAGTACGAGCGGGCCGAGGGCCGGGACCTGCGCGGCTTCCTGGCCGACGCGCAGGCGCGGGACCTCGCCGAGGCTCGTGAGGGCGAGGCGGCGCTGGAGTCCGAGGGGCTGGACGCGATCCGCCTGATGACGATCCACCGCGCGAAGGGCCTCGAGTTCCCGGTCGTGTGCGTGGCCGACCTCGGCCGCCAGTCGGGTGGGCGGCGCGCGGCGCTGCTCGTGGGGGAGGACCGGACCGCCGGGCTGCGGCTCGCACCGCTCGGCGGCGGCGACACGATCCCGACGGCCGCGTGGGAGCGGCTCGCCGCCGAGGATGCGAACGCCGAGGCCGAGGAGGAGCGGCGGCTGTTCTACGTGGCTTTCACCCGCGCCCGGGAGCTGTTGATCCTGTCCGGCGGCACCGACACGTCGAAGTGGCCCGCGCCGCGCAACGGCGGCCCGCCGATCGACTGGATCGTCCGCGCGCTCACGCCGTCGCTGCAGCTGCCGGCCGTGCTCGAGCGCACGTGGGACGGCCGGATCGCCCGCCTGAAGATCCAGGTCAACACGCCCGAGACGCTGCTGGACGAGGCGCTCGTGAGCCGTCCGCGGACCCAGCACCAGGAGCCGACCGCGCTCCCGTCCGTGCCCGCGAAGGTCACGCCCGAGTTCGTGCGCGGCCGCCCCGCGCCGCAGCGGCTCTCCTACAGCCAGCTGTCCGACTACGCCAAGTGCGGCTACCGCTTCTACCTCAAGCGGGTCCTGAACCTGCCGAACATCCAGCCGCCCCCGCCGGTCGAGGGCGAGCCGGAGACCGTCAGCGGGATCGACCCGCTGCTTCGCGGCTCGATCGTCCACGAAGCGCTCGAGGAGCTCGACTTCGACGCGCCGTGCGCGCCCGCCGACGACGCGGTCCGCGCGCTCACGGACGCCGAGCTCACCGACGAGGAGGTCGCCGAGATCCAGGCCTTCGTCGAGGCGTTCGCCCGGTCACCGCTGTGCGGGCGCCTCACACGGGCCGCCCGCGTCACCCGCGAGGCGGGCTTCCACTTCACGCTCGACCAGGACGGCAGCGGGCCGCTCGTGCGCGGGTTCGTCGACGTCTACGCAGAAGAGCCCGACGGCGCCCACCTCGTCGTCGACTACAAGACCGACCACGTCCCCGAGGGCACGACCCCCGAGGCCTACGTCGAGCGCAACTACGAGACTCAGCGGCTCGTCTACGCCCTCGCGGCGCTGCGGGCCGGCGCGCCCCGGGTCGAGGTCGCCTACTGCCTGCTCGAGCGCCCGGACGAGCCGCTCACGGTCACCTACGACGCCCACGACGCACCCGACATCGCGGCACGCATCCGCGAGCTGGCACACGGCATCCTCACGCACGCCTATCCGGTCACGGACACGCCCCACCGCGAGCTGTGCGGCACCTGCCCGGGCCGCACGAAGCTCTGCAGCTACACCTCGGAAGAGACGCTCAGGCTTCCGCCGGCTCTTTGGCCGGGAGGACCGGGCCGTCGTACGTCTCCGGCAGGTACTTCGCCCGTCGCAGCCCCACCACGGCGTTGA
- a CDS encoding PD-(D/E)XK nuclease family protein: MPLTLITGPANAAKAGAVLERLRAALSRNPVLVVPTTADATHYARELAGAGLVFGAEVTTFPFLMRDLARAAGIRTRPLGRLARAQVVRAAVADVELKALKASSQGPGFAEALGDLFAELQRSLASPGRFGAAIRAWREGGTAPAHAGELAALYSAYHARLQALETVDADGLTQLALDKAREAWDGRPLFLYGFDELLPTQLDLVESLVRHTETEVTVAVTYEPGRAALAGSATTVELLKPLAREHVVLQPRSEHYAQSARGALHHLERSLFEPLPRKVPPNGAVRLLEAGGERAEAELVGASVLELLRDGLAPEDIAVLVRGRPASELFAQVFDTYGIPVAHERRTPFGETRLGAGVLAFARAASPAGTAQDVVTWLRTPGKLAAAPEGLLAGPPRPPEGETAAPGAATPREDVAAEPGAFAARPLDDLFGPGEPAADQGALFATGQPDELDVPAADDGGDPFADDDERPPFDESLAPESASAPAEAFGEPGPWEEAPQGAASPSPERAAALDAVPEPVGLVPPDELGEISARRLSVPSSADLADRLEVAVRRHEARSAREARYHWERLGGRELTELDALGDAEGVEAVLNLLVAEADAIWTAPHVRAADVLSSEAEADARAARALRQAAKELTKLADIDPKLVEDVTAALGAIEVRDSDAAEGAPGVLLADPLNIRARRFRAVFVCGLQEGDLPQRPQPEPFLDDGDRAQLAIASGLVLPRHEDTLARERSLFYACVSRPEEALFLSFLTSDEEGGPQQPSPFLDDVRALFTDELWEGRGRRLLAEITWPPAEAPTPHELRRAQAARAEGDPPAPLGAPQAPEVLHLLAARDRESARGLETFAGCPVKWLIEHVMKPAPVDPDPEAMRRGSLGHAVLEATLRGLKADTGSAKLTLATQDAALQELHTAIDQLIAAARTMPARAAARALEVDLERYIRHECATGAAYEPEQLEWSFDAFMIDGVAVSGRVDRVDRKGATAIIRDYKGRTVHPGAKWAEDGKIQAALYALAVREQLGVEVVGALYQPIGTSDQRPRGVVRDDVPGRYVNGDVSDRETLETRLEEARAIAARAATDLRAGRITPCPDRCGYQGGCAHPGICRAV, encoded by the coding sequence ATGCCTCTCACGCTGATCACCGGTCCGGCCAACGCCGCCAAGGCGGGCGCCGTCCTCGAGCGCCTGCGCGCGGCGCTCTCGCGCAACCCCGTGCTGGTCGTGCCGACCACCGCGGACGCGACGCACTACGCGCGTGAGCTGGCCGGCGCGGGCCTCGTGTTCGGCGCCGAGGTGACGACGTTCCCGTTCCTGATGCGCGACCTCGCCCGGGCGGCGGGGATCCGGACCCGGCCGCTCGGCCGGCTGGCCCGCGCGCAGGTGGTGCGGGCGGCGGTCGCCGACGTCGAGCTCAAGGCGCTGAAGGCCTCCTCCCAGGGGCCGGGCTTCGCCGAGGCGCTGGGGGACCTGTTCGCGGAGCTGCAGCGCTCGCTCGCGAGCCCGGGGCGCTTCGGCGCGGCGATCCGCGCATGGCGCGAGGGCGGCACAGCCCCCGCCCACGCGGGGGAGCTCGCCGCGCTCTACTCCGCCTACCACGCGCGGCTGCAGGCGCTGGAGACGGTCGACGCCGACGGGCTCACGCAGCTCGCCCTGGACAAGGCGCGCGAGGCCTGGGACGGCCGGCCGCTCTTCCTCTACGGCTTCGACGAGCTGCTCCCGACGCAGCTCGACCTCGTCGAGTCGCTCGTCCGCCACACCGAGACCGAGGTGACGGTCGCGGTCACCTACGAGCCCGGCCGCGCCGCCCTCGCCGGCAGCGCCACGACGGTCGAGCTGCTCAAGCCGCTGGCGCGCGAGCACGTCGTGCTGCAGCCGCGCTCGGAGCACTACGCCCAGAGCGCCCGCGGCGCGCTTCACCACCTCGAGCGCTCGCTGTTCGAGCCGCTCCCCAGGAAGGTCCCGCCGAACGGCGCCGTGCGCCTGCTGGAAGCGGGTGGCGAGCGCGCCGAGGCCGAGCTCGTCGGCGCCTCCGTCCTCGAGCTGCTCCGCGACGGCCTCGCCCCGGAGGACATCGCCGTCCTCGTCCGCGGCCGCCCCGCCAGCGAGCTCTTCGCCCAGGTCTTCGACACCTACGGCATCCCCGTCGCGCACGAGCGCCGCACCCCGTTCGGCGAGACCCGCCTGGGAGCGGGCGTCCTCGCCTTCGCCCGCGCCGCCTCCCCGGCCGGCACGGCCCAGGACGTCGTGACCTGGCTCCGCACGCCGGGCAAGCTCGCCGCCGCGCCCGAGGGACTGCTGGCGGGCCCGCCGCGACCGCCGGAGGGGGAGACCGCCGCGCCGGGCGCCGCGACGCCCCGCGAGGACGTGGCCGCTGAGCCGGGCGCGTTCGCCGCGCGGCCCCTCGACGATCTCTTTGGACCCGGCGAGCCGGCGGCCGACCAGGGCGCGTTGTTCGCCACCGGCCAGCCGGACGAGCTCGACGTGCCGGCCGCGGACGACGGGGGCGACCCGTTCGCCGACGACGACGAGCGTCCGCCGTTCGACGAGTCGCTCGCGCCGGAGTCGGCTTCCGCGCCGGCCGAGGCGTTCGGCGAGCCCGGGCCCTGGGAGGAGGCGCCGCAGGGCGCGGCGAGCCCGTCGCCCGAGCGCGCCGCGGCGCTCGATGCCGTGCCGGAGCCGGTCGGCCTCGTGCCGCCCGACGAGCTCGGTGAGATCTCCGCGCGCCGGCTCTCCGTGCCCAGCAGCGCCGACCTCGCCGACCGGCTCGAGGTCGCGGTTCGCCGCCACGAGGCGCGGAGCGCGCGTGAGGCGCGGTACCACTGGGAGCGGCTGGGCGGGCGCGAGCTCACGGAGCTGGACGCGCTGGGGGACGCGGAGGGCGTCGAAGCCGTCTTGAACCTGCTCGTGGCCGAGGCGGACGCGATCTGGACGGCGCCGCACGTGCGGGCGGCGGACGTGCTGTCGAGCGAGGCGGAGGCCGACGCGCGGGCCGCGCGGGCGCTCCGCCAAGCCGCGAAGGAGCTGACGAAGCTCGCGGACATCGACCCGAAGCTCGTCGAGGACGTCACGGCTGCGCTGGGGGCGATCGAGGTCCGCGACAGCGACGCCGCCGAGGGCGCCCCCGGCGTGCTCCTCGCCGACCCGCTCAACATCCGCGCGCGGCGGTTCCGCGCCGTGTTCGTGTGCGGGCTGCAGGAGGGCGACCTGCCGCAGCGGCCGCAGCCGGAGCCGTTCCTCGACGACGGCGACCGGGCGCAGCTCGCGATCGCGTCCGGGCTCGTGCTGCCGCGTCACGAGGACACGTTGGCGCGCGAGCGGTCGCTGTTCTACGCGTGCGTGTCGCGCCCGGAGGAGGCGTTGTTCCTGTCGTTCCTGACGTCGGACGAGGAAGGCGGGCCGCAGCAGCCGTCGCCGTTCCTGGACGACGTCCGCGCGCTGTTCACCGACGAGCTGTGGGAGGGGCGCGGCCGGCGGCTGCTCGCCGAGATCACGTGGCCGCCGGCGGAGGCGCCGACGCCGCACGAGCTGCGCCGCGCGCAGGCCGCCCGCGCCGAGGGCGATCCGCCCGCGCCACTCGGCGCGCCCCAGGCGCCGGAGGTGCTGCACCTGCTCGCGGCACGTGACCGCGAGTCCGCGCGTGGGCTGGAGACGTTCGCGGGCTGCCCGGTGAAGTGGCTGATCGAGCACGTGATGAAGCCCGCGCCGGTCGACCCGGATCCGGAGGCGATGCGTCGTGGCTCGCTCGGGCACGCCGTCCTCGAGGCGACGCTGCGCGGCCTGAAGGCCGACACCGGCTCGGCGAAGCTCACGTTGGCGACCCAGGACGCGGCGCTGCAGGAGCTCCACACCGCGATCGACCAGCTGATCGCCGCCGCCCGCACGATGCCCGCCCGGGCCGCGGCGCGGGCGCTGGAGGTCGATCTCGAGCGCTACATCCGCCACGAGTGCGCCACCGGCGCCGCCTACGAGCCGGAGCAGCTCGAGTGGAGCTTCGACGCGTTCATGATCGACGGGGTCGCCGTCTCCGGCCGCGTGGACCGCGTGGACCGCAAGGGCGCCACCGCGATCATCCGCGACTACAAGGGCCGCACCGTGCACCCGGGCGCGAAGTGGGCCGAGGACGGCAAGATCCAGGCCGCGCTGTACGCGCTCGCCGTCCGCGAGCAGCTCGGGGTGGAGGTCGTCGGCGCGCTCTACCAGCCGATCGGCACGTCGGACCAGCGCCCCCGCGGCGTCGTCCGCGACGACGTCCCCGGCCGGTACGTCAACGGCGACGTCAGCGACCGCGAGACGCTGGAGACCCGCCTGGAGGAGGCCCGCGCGATCGCCGCCCGCGCGGCCACCGACCTGCGCGCCGGCCGCATCACCCCCTGTCCCGACCGCTGCGGCTACCAAGGCGGCTGCGCTCACCCCGGCATCTGCCGCGCCGTATGA
- a CDS encoding STAS domain-containing protein: protein MAFAIEDRSIDADTHVVAVAGEIDLFTAPEFKQRVSAPIDEGRTHVVVDLTETTFIDSSSLGVLIGAHRRLRRLDGRLVIVCSNDAIVKTFRITGLDGVFTIVQRLDEALDSGAVGA from the coding sequence ATGGCTTTTGCAATAGAAGATCGTTCCATCGACGCCGACACCCACGTGGTGGCCGTCGCCGGCGAGATCGACCTCTTCACCGCCCCTGAGTTCAAGCAGCGTGTGTCCGCCCCCATCGACGAGGGCCGCACCCACGTCGTCGTCGACCTGACCGAGACGACCTTCATCGACTCCTCGTCGCTCGGCGTGCTGATCGGCGCGCACCGCCGCCTCCGCCGCCTGGACGGGCGCCTCGTGATCGTGTGCTCGAACGACGCGATCGTCAAGACGTTCCGGATCACCGGTCTGGACGGCGTGTTCACGATCGTGCAGCGGTTGGACGAAGCGCTCGACTCGGGCGCGGTCGGGGCGTAG
- a CDS encoding ANTAR domain-containing response regulator, with translation MTTDVSSTSESNLRILLANERKEDLRALGDVLDALGHEVAPFAVSVAEATELIAREDPDVAFVVLDGDDEHGLALISETVTFASGPVLVTVRQAESAETIARAADMGIAGYVDSWAPADVQGAIDVAMRRHREEERLHEKVAQLESALDRRAVIERAKGVLMERHTVGERAAFELLREHARSSGRRVVDVAQTVLDGHALLPPR, from the coding sequence ATGACCACTGACGTTTCGAGTACGAGCGAGAGCAACCTTCGAATCCTCCTGGCCAACGAGCGCAAGGAGGACCTGCGCGCGCTCGGGGACGTGCTGGACGCGCTGGGCCACGAGGTGGCGCCGTTCGCGGTGTCGGTCGCGGAGGCCACAGAGCTGATCGCGCGGGAAGACCCGGACGTCGCCTTCGTCGTGCTCGACGGCGACGACGAGCACGGCCTGGCGCTGATCTCGGAGACCGTGACGTTCGCGTCCGGCCCTGTGCTGGTGACCGTGCGGCAGGCCGAGTCGGCCGAGACGATCGCCCGCGCCGCGGACATGGGCATCGCCGGCTACGTGGACTCGTGGGCGCCCGCGGACGTCCAGGGCGCGATCGACGTCGCGATGCGGCGCCACCGCGAGGAGGAGCGGCTGCACGAGAAGGTGGCGCAGCTGGAGTCGGCTCTGGACCGGCGGGCAGTGATCGAGCGCGCCAAGGGCGTGCTGATGGAGCGCCACACGGTGGGCGAGCGCGCCGCCTTCGAACTCCTGCGCGAGCACGCGCGTTCGAGCGGGCGGCGCGTGGTGGACGTCGCGCAGACCGTCCTCGACGGCCACGCGCTGCTCCCTCCTAGGTAA
- a CDS encoding YihY/virulence factor BrkB family protein: MTRFSGKPEAAVTDGRQAGPPIALADFKQALGRFRRDQITDNAAALTYYSLLSLFPALLFCAALLGVFGQQGLIDQAANYLRDAGAPADTVDAVTGALSAAQEQRGTAIVALIIGLATALNGASGAFGAAGRALNKIFRVEEGRGFVKQKATDLMWTLAVMALVLITFVLIFLGGGLATDVFGKIGLGESAALAWKILRWPAALAVAMLIYAIVYYASPNVEVRKFRWISPGAVTGVVLWIIASALFFVYVSNFSSYSATYGAFAGAVILLVWLWVTNLALLFGAELNAVVGLRRAKYLPETYDGPVLPAKEPAEA; this comes from the coding sequence CTGACCCGCTTCTCCGGTAAGCCTGAGGCGGCCGTCACCGACGGCCGCCAGGCCGGCCCTCCGATCGCGCTTGCCGACTTCAAGCAGGCCCTCGGGCGGTTCCGCCGTGACCAGATCACGGACAACGCGGCGGCGCTCACCTACTACTCGCTGCTGTCGCTCTTCCCGGCGCTGCTGTTCTGCGCCGCCCTCCTCGGCGTGTTCGGCCAGCAAGGCCTGATCGACCAAGCCGCCAACTACCTGCGTGACGCCGGCGCCCCGGCGGACACCGTCGACGCCGTCACCGGCGCGCTCTCCGCCGCCCAGGAGCAGCGTGGCACCGCCATCGTCGCGCTGATTATCGGCCTCGCCACCGCCCTCAACGGCGCCTCCGGCGCGTTCGGCGCCGCGGGTCGCGCGCTCAACAAGATCTTCCGCGTCGAAGAGGGCCGCGGTTTCGTCAAGCAGAAGGCGACCGACCTGATGTGGACGCTCGCCGTGATGGCGCTCGTCCTGATCACGTTCGTGCTGATCTTCCTCGGCGGTGGCCTGGCCACCGACGTCTTCGGGAAGATCGGGCTCGGCGAGAGCGCCGCCCTCGCCTGGAAGATCCTGCGCTGGCCGGCCGCGCTGGCGGTCGCGATGCTGATCTACGCGATCGTCTACTACGCGTCGCCCAACGTCGAGGTCCGCAAGTTCCGCTGGATCTCGCCGGGCGCCGTGACCGGCGTGGTCCTGTGGATCATCGCCTCGGCGCTGTTCTTCGTCTACGTCTCGAACTTCTCGTCCTACTCGGCCACCTACGGCGCCTTCGCGGGCGCGGTGATCCTGCTCGTGTGGCTGTGGGTGACGAACCTCGCGCTCCTGTTCGGCGCGGAGCTCAACGCCGTGGTGGGGCTGCGACGGGCGAAGTACCTGCCGGAGACGTACGACGGCCCGGTCCTCCCGGCCAAAGAGCCGGCGGAAGCCTGA